The following coding sequences lie in one Oryza brachyantha chromosome 10, ObraRS2, whole genome shotgun sequence genomic window:
- the LOC102714681 gene encoding uncharacterized protein LOC102714681 has translation RKQGRPWWRRRLISVSCCSPARKALPWLLSTCCDVGEPRRDIAAELKNVSQKLKAILKEQRQLQLQLHPSVAADHTADARRVLRHRKSEPTDIDIVGAAMEEDARRLMRRLTRLDGGGAGAGVVAIYGPDGIGKTTLARVVFDSERVKRRFQTRAWVHVSRCYVDAGEREAALLSQVVEAIDGGDGAVTTGTETAADLEAMLARLVASKRFLLVLDEVRNGGEWEELQCFLYCSLFLSDFAVDRRSLVQQWIAEGFVQIRGDAAVEEVADDYYDELIGRNLLQPAEADRHGCVERCTMHDMLRSMAQALSRGENFTGDAQRPPDDGDGDASFAPRHVSLPRNHLGAIPEEVLKLEGVRTLLLQRNPLTIESNIFTRLLHLKVLDLTETAMEVIPETLGNLLYLRFLNLSNTRIKALPETIGNLWSLKFLLLRQCKALHVLPKGIEHLKGLRDLDLTDTVISDAAFRIGHLRSLTSIRCFTVASKEERGTNDRSGWPLDELKNLTQLRTLHVKKLEKATSHSEAAEVALLVKTGLRELELSCSGTVKTFQIPTAVRNIEDIFRELKPPRCLESLKIVNYFGTKFPTWLSSICLPNLIRLNITGCNFCQSFPPLGCLPELRSLCIADSSALKDIDAQFMDTDHSHKVPFPKLEDLHFQGLHNLETWTSIEAGALPCLQAMQLESCPKLRCLPDGLRHVTSMTELRIVDMESLEAVENIAAVRELSIWNTPNLKRVCNLPSLEDLDICHCPSLETVENINKLQELHIFDHELQEMPRWIETHAPKLSSLEFMSTTNLLKRCLVDGPDWPIIKDIVQVHGYSNDSSYIYYSKNLNFFEGSASILESLDAEECVADSGEVDDISMDRRKIYQEDGPVSSPGTSTSERNGFFDQISMQTETARSEDNAPDMNFERFMTRPTSHRLPKLEEVPEEDEDEEGADPEVLVPVDTTKSDTVPEKLHRIDTHVDNDKAGSKVKRDAPTDDKSLPETVKHIPMKVTKSNENKSPDSLACSRQKISKKEKDAAADADTLTVANCPSTTITESHPDKVNKITASVTAIKNDDSIPEHTPGKEVPTKSAGANHQGSQTVPVTETAQDLHSSLHHGEPQLPDFVDDTCTSISDNRDETDSNNTSLPANLNLEESKASVVAKTLACKQQTADPGDGADTSIKKLANIITKKVSNNCSAESFKWPSTKTIDKIAPSSSPPISSKSHAIDNSTASKKLEANLKNRFSAKASANDGLTDDKTPVIISVKASDAHQPPPKVYTAIWADTDTDTLKARFVSTMQHYRRMASHRRRRHRKHGSSSKWSISPVLVAVLLFVSMAQLMFTFWMYRKLLNQSSKVDGQ, from the exons CGGAAGCAAGGACGCCCATGGTGGCGAAGGCGGCTAATCTCGGTTTCGTGTTGTTCTCCGGCGAGAAAGGCACTTCCGTGGCTGCTGTCCACCTGCTGCGACGTCGGCGAGCCCCGCCGCGacatcgccgccgagctcaAGAACGTGAGCCAGAAGCTGAAGGCCATCCTCAAGGAGCAGCGGCAGCTGCAGCTCCAGCTCCATCcatccgtcgccgccgatcaCACCGCCGATGCACGGAGAGTTCTGAGACACCGGAAGTCCGAACCCACCGACATCGACATCGTCGGCGCAGCAATGGAGGAAGACGCGCGCCGCCTCATGCGCCGGCTGACGCgtctggacggcggcggcgccggcgccggcgtcgtggcCATCTATGGCCCCGACGGCATTGGCAAGACCACGCTGGCGAGGGTGGTGTTCGACAGCGAGAGGGTGAAGCGGAGGTTCCAGACAAGGGCATGGGTGCACGTCTCCAGGTGCTacgtcgacgccggcgagcgagAGGCCGCCCTGCTCTCGCAGGTCGTCGAGgccatcgacggcggcgacggcgccgtgaCGACGGGCACCGAAACCGCCGCCGACCTGGAGGCAATGCTGGCCCGCCTGGTGGCGAGCAAGAGGTTCCTGCTCGTGCTCGACGAGGTGAGGAACGGCGGCGAGTGGGAGGAGCTG CAGTGCTTCCTGTACTGCTCGCTCTTCCTCTCGGACTTCGCCGTCGACAGGAGGTCGCTGGTGCAGCAGTGGATCGCCGAGGGCTTCGTGCAGATCAGGGgagacgccgccgtcgaggaggTCGCCGACGACTACTACGACGAGCTCATCGGAAGGAACCTGCTCCAGCCGGCGGAGGCTGACCGGCACGGCTGCGTCGAGCGGTGCACGATGCACGACATGCTGCGCTCCATGGCGCAGGCGCTCTCCCGCGGCGAGAACTTCACCGGCGATGCGCAGCGGCcgcccgacgacggcgacggcgacgcctccTTCGCGCCACGGCACGTCTCGCTCCCGAGAAACCACCTGGGTGCAATACCGGAGGAAGTTCTGAAGCTGGAGGGAGTAAGaacgctgctgctgcagagAAATCCACTGACAATTGAGAGCAACATCTTCACAAGGCTGCTTCATCTGAAAGTCCTGGACCTCACCGAAACTGCAATGGAGGTCATTCCAGAGACCTTGGGGAATCTGTTATACCTGAGGTTCCTGAACTTGTCCAACACAAGGATCAAGGCGCTTCCAGAGACCATTGGCAACCTGTGGAGCCTCAAGTTCTTGCTGCTAAGACAGTGCAAGGCATTGCATGTTCTGCCAAAAGGCATAGAGCATCTGAAAGGGCTCAGAGACCTTGACCTGACAGACACTGTGATCAGCGACGCGGCATTCAGGATTGGCCATCTGAGGAGCCTCACATCGATCCGGTGCTTCACCGTGGCGAGCAAAGAGGAGCGCGGCACAAATGACAGGAGCGGGTGGCCTCTGGATGAGCTCAAGAACTTGACCCAGCTAAGGACACTCCATGTAAAGAAGCTTGAGAAGGCCACCAGTCACTCTGAGGCAGCTGAAGTGGCTCTCCTTGTCAAGACAGGACTCAGAGAGCTTGAACTGTCCTGCAGTGGCACTGTCAAGACGTTCCAGATACCGACTGCGGTTCGAAACATCGAGGATATCTTCCGAGAGCTGAAACCACCACGATGCCTCGAGTCGCTGAAGATTGTAAactattttgggacaaagttTCCAACATGGCTGTCATCGATCTGTCTGCCGAATCTCATCCGTCTAAATATAACTGGATGCAACTTCTGCCAATCTTTTCCCCCGTTAGGTTGTCTGCCAGAGTTGAGATCTTTGTGCATTGCCGATTCTTCAGCTCTAAAGGATATTGATGCTCAGTTCATGGACACAGACCACTCCCATAAGGTACCATTTCCAAAGCTGGAGGACCTGCACTTCCAAGGGCTGCATAATCTGGAGACATGGACGAGCATCGAGGCAGGAGCATTGCCATGTCTGCAGGCTATGCAGCTTGAGAGTTGCCCCAAGCTGCGATGTTTACCTGATGGCCTCAGACATGTGACATCCATGACTGAGCTGCGCATAGTGGACATGGAGAGCCTTGAGGCTGTTGAGAACATTGCTGCAGTGAGGGAATTGAGCATTTGGAACACCCCCAATCTGAAGAGGGTATGTAACTTGCCTTCCCTTGAAGATCTTGACATATGCCATTGCCCGTCGCTGGAGACTGTGGAGAACATCAACAAGCTGCAAGAGCTGCACATTTTCGATCATGAATTGCAGGAGATGCCAAGATGGATTGAGACACATGCACCGAAGCTTTCCTCACTGGAATTCATGAGCACGACTAACCTGTTGAAGAGGTGCTTGGTTGATGGTCCGGACTGGCCTATCATCAAGGACATTGTACAAGTCCATGGATACTCGAACGACTCTAGTTATATATACTATTCCAAGAACCTCAACTTCTTTGAGGGCAGTGCGAGCATTCTAGAGAGCCTTGATGCAGAAGAGTGTGTAGCAGATtctggtgaagttgacgataTATCAATGGACAGAAGAAAAATTTATCAAGAAGATGGACCGGTTTCATCTCCAGGTACCAGTACTTCAGAAAGAAATGGCTTCTTCGACCAAATATCAATGCAGACAGAAACTGCCAGGAGCGAAGACAATGCGCCGGATATGAATTTTGAGAGGTTCATGACAAGACCCACTAGCCACCGATTGCCGAAGCTGGAAGAAGTCCCTGAAGAGGATGAGGACGAGGAAGGTGCAGATCCAGAAGTTCTGGTTCCTGTTGATACAACTAAATCTGACACAGTACCAGAGAAACTTCATCGTATTGATACTCATGTTGATAATGATAAAGCGGGATCCAAGGTGAAAAGGGATGCTCCTACTGATGATAAAAGCCTTCCTGAAACAGTCAAACACATACCTATGAAAGTAACAAAGAGTAATGAGAATAAGTCACCTGATAGTTTGGCTTGTTCCAGGCAAAAAATAAGCAAGAAGGAAAaggatgctgctgctgatgctgatACTCTGACAGTTGCTAATTGTCCATCTACAACAATCACGGAGAGTCATCCTGACAAAGTAAATAAGATCACTGCTTCTGTTACtgcaataaaaaatgatgattCAATACCAGAACATACACCAGGCAAAGAAGTACCAACGAAATCTGCTGGTGCCAACCATCAAGGTTCACAAACAGTACCTGTTACTGAAACTGCTCAAGATTTGCATTCCAGTTTACACCACGGTGAGCCACAGTTACCAGATTTTGTTGACGATACCTGTACTTCTATCAGTGACAATCGTGATGAAACAGATAGCAACAACACAAGTTTGCCAGCCAACTTAAATCTTGAAGAATCTAAAGCAAGCGTTGTTGCCAAAACTTTGGCCTGCAAGCAACAGACTGCTGATCCAGGTGATGGTGCAGACACATCCATCAAGAAACTGGCGAACATAATCACCAAGAAAGTAAGCAACAACTGTTCAGCTGAATCGTTCAAATGGCCTTCTACTAAAACAATCGACAAAATTGCTCCTTCTTCATCACCGCCAATCAGCTCTAAGTCTCATGCCATTGATAACAGTACAGCATCCAAGAAATTAGAAGCTAACCTGAAAAACAGATTCTCAGCAAAGGCATCAGCTAATGATGGTCTTACTGATGACAAAACCCCAGTAATCATCAGCGTCAAGGCCAGCGACGCACATCAACCACCACCAAAGGTGTACACCGCCATCTGGGCCGACACCGACACCGACACCCTCAAAGCCCGGTTCGTCAGTACGATGCAGCACTACCGCAGGATGGCTTcgcaccgtcgccgacgccataGAAAGCATGGCTCCAGTAGCAAGTGGAGCATCAGCCCGGTGCTGGTTGCCGTCCTCCTGTTCGTCTCCATGGCGCAGCTGATGTTCACCTTCTGGATGTACCGCAAGCTCCTGAATCAAAGCTCAAAAGTAGACGGACAATGA